The nucleotide window tcgcatcatccaggtggatgctgcacattggtggtggtggaggggagtccccattacctgtaaagcgctttgagtggagtgtccagaaaagcgctatataagtgtaagcaattattattattattaggtgtcctgacagtagtagggtacagggtaggaggtatttaggtatttaggtgtcctgacagtagtagggtacagggtaggaggtattgaggtgtcctgacagtagtagggtactgggtaggaggtatttagtGCTCTTCGTAGGTGTCCTGAGAGTGCCAGTGCCCCCAGTCAGTTCAAGGAGGTAACTGCAGGTGTCTGCTGTGGTTGGCTGTTCAGCAGTCTCACTGCCTGGGGGAAGAAGCTGTTCTGACACCTGGTGGTCTTGGTCTGATACTTCAGTACTtcagtaccgttttccagatggtagtagAGAGAGCAAGTTGTGTTTAGGGTGACTGGGGTCCCtgatggacctggccttcttgagGCATCTAACACAGTAGATATCCTCTGTGTTCAGTAGCGCAGCCGGTAGTGTTCTGAGCCAGTGTCACCACCCTCTGGAGGACCCTGAGCTCGTGGGCGGAGCAGttaccacaccaggcagtggtgcAGCCGGTTAGGATGCTCTCAGTGGTGCAGCTGTAGAAGCTGGTCAGGATGCGTGAAGGCAGGCTGAACTTCTTCAGTCTGGGGAGAAAGAACAGGCGCTGTCTTGTCTACggggttggtgtggtgggtccaggtcaGGTCGTCCCGGAGCTTGGTGACGAGCCTTGAGGGTacgatggtgttgaatgctgagctgtaatcaacaacaACATTCTCACATACGTTTCTCTCTcgtccaggtgtgagagggcagtgtgtAGACCAGGGGCGATGGCCTCCTCAGTTGATCTGttagtgtcaaaggcagctctgaagtccagcaggacaggagtgggtgAAAGAGCCCATCAGCAGATCATTAGAACCCCAGACAAGAGCTGTTTCTGTACATCAGTCTGAAGGACTCGTCACAGCTTGTCTGCAGATCAGTGAGTCTGACTGAACAGCAGCAGGCTGTTGTAGAATCTGTGTCAAACAGGGTGAGATGGAGAATTACTGAACATCCTGGAGTCTGAATTCTGCTTTTTAACAAAGTGGTCAAGAATGCTGGTCTCAGGGTTGAAGGGACAGTTCCTGACCGACAGACACTGAATCACTGCAGCTCAGCCCAGCAGTGGAGATGTGGTACCAGGTatttaggtgtcctgacagtggtagggtacagggtaggaggtatcCTCTGATAAAGACACAGTGGACTCTGACTCTGGACTCTGGGTGTGGTCAGTTTCAGAGTGAAATACCAGCAGGATGATTGCACTGGACTGCACACTCTCCTAGAGTGCTGTTCTTCGCTGGAGTGAAGAGATTATCTCTCCTCCTTCAATTAACATCCTTCTACACTCTGCCcctgtaacagtacagtactgcagcATGACTGTTGTTGCTTGAGGCCAGTAAATGAACACAGATTCTTCAGTATCTGAAACGAGTGAAAATCATGAACATCAGGTAAAACTATGTAGTTATCATGATGCCCAGGACTATAAGTTTCTTTTATAATGACTTTTAAGTTTTGTCTCTTGAGCAAACTGAACCCTTCTTGTATGTGGAAAGGCTGGTCTCCTCTTATGTGTAACTTCCCtgatgctcctgtctctcctcctgttgCAGTGAGTGAAGTCGAACCCAGACTCCAGCCCCGCCCCACTGAGCTGAGACTGGTGCTGCTGGGCAGGACTGGTGCTGGGAAGAGTtcagcaggaaacaccatcctgggctCAGAGGAGTTTCCCTCTCAAGCCAGCAGCTCCGCGGTCACTCAGGAGAGCCGGAAGAGGACAGGACAACTGTCCGGGAGACGGGTGACTGTGGTGGACACTCCAGACTGGCTCCACGATGGACTGTCTGAGGGGGACAGGAGACGGGATGTGGGGCTCTGTGTTAACCTGTCTGCCCCGGGACCCCACGCCTTCCTCCTGGTGACCCCGCTGGGCCGATCCtcaggggaggagaggaggacactGGAGACAGTCCTGGAGATATTCGGGGAGAGGGCCCTGGGACACACCATGGTCCTGCTCACCCACGCTGATGAGCTGACCAGCAGGACGCTGGAGGAGTCTGTGCACACAGGCAGCAGGGAGCTCCAGTGGCTGCTGGagaagtgtgggaacaggtatcacACCCTCAACAACAAGGACAGGGGCagcactcaggtcacagagctgctggagaagatagagGAGCTGGTAGCAGGAAACAAGGGCAGCTACTACAGCACTGAGACGTACCAGGAGGCAGAGTCCCAGATCAGACAGAGGCAACTGCAGatcctgagggacagagaggagagcaaacagagggaggaggagagactgagggagaAGCACCAGAAGGAGCTGCAGAACCACCTCCGCAGGATGGAGGAGGAGATCCAGACACGAGAGGAGAAGATCAGAGCGCTGGAGGAGCAGATagcagagctggaggagaggctgagggaggagagggatgaggggaggaggagagagctggaggaggagctgaggagagagagaggggagagagagaggctgcagagagagatgggggaggtgagagaggagcaggagagggagaggagagagagagaggagacacacagaagGGAGATGGAGGAGCTTAGGCAGCACTATGAGGAAAAGGCCagagaggaggcagagagacacagagagactctccagcaggtcagtgtgtcGACAACACAGTTCActccagcaggacaggagcacaggagctgcaggagggaaatcgaggagctgagagagacaGTAGAGAGATACAGAGAGAGAATAGAGAGACAAAACACAGTGatagacagactcactgtgtgGCATCAGAGACACACAGGAGATGCAGGAGAGTGATTGAGGACCACAAGCAGCACATCGAGAAGAAGGTCACAGAAGATGACTGAgacaagagcacacacagcccgcagacacacaaaagcacacagcccacagacaggagagagaaacagacaggagatcgaggagctgagagagagctgaagacactgagataggagcaggagagggagaggaggagctcaGGCAGTGTTATCCGAGTgacggagagacacagagacactgccGCAGGTCAGTCACTGATCCACACAGTCTTTCCCAGCGGGAGAGGAAGACCGGATACTTCCTGGACACAGAGTGAGGACTTTCCACTGAAACACTGATCTCTTCCTCGTAAGAGATCCGACTCACTGAAAACCAGCCCTTAGTGTCCCATGTgaagaaaactaattttaaataatgttctattttgatcatgtttgtattttgctattctttgtgtatatatataaatgttatgAATACTTTTGGATATAATTCTGAcattgtatatgtgtgtgtaacagaatatattgtagcatttacaggttcttctcaggacaaaggaccagtggagacgcgattaacgaACCAGGCTTTATTCTTTATCAACCACAGAGTATACACACAcatgacggaacacgtacacatctttagggtggtaattacttaacgaCTTAACAACAAGCTATACAGTACACTTATTGGGGTGCTTCTCCTCCTCACAACCGggcgttacagtatgtgtatctgTGTATATGTGTACTTTATTCTCCTGAGCCGATAATCAAAGAGCAGaaccgactttatatctcgcaacggcgacttacaatctcagaatcacgactttatttctggtcattggaactttatatctcgcaacggcgacttacaatctcagaatcacgagtttatttctggtcattgggactttatatcccGCAAtggcgacttacaatctcagaatcacgactttatttctggtcattggaactttatatctcgcaacggcgacttacaatctcagaatcacgagtttatttctggtcattgggactttatatctcgcaattcCGAGTCAGAAAAGTCATAATTTCGAGATCTAAAGTCGAAATGGCGAGAAACCGCGGcgcgttttttttctttccactccCTGGCGGACACGGCTTCcacagaggagggagagaaatggacttttatgtttttatatcgACTTTATTCTCCTGAGCCGATCATCAAAGAGCAGAACTGGCGCCAAAACCCGCTTCCGGCTTGTCCTCCGGGTGCCGCTGCGGCGCCGGTTGCTAAGCGACGCTCCGAGCCCGAGCGCTCGAGCTCCTCTCGGGGCggttttattcccagctgaggaGCTGCTCCTGTCCTGGAAATCCCGGGAAGGACTGGGAATCCCCTCCTGTGGGCTGGGAGGCTCTTCCCGGGTGTTTCCGCAGACGAGGGGAGTCCTGGTGTCCTGGGAAAAGGCCCCCTGTGCTGCGGGCGTCTCCGAGAGAAACGGGCTGTTTGTGTGGGAAGATGCTCTTTCCTCAGGAGGGGAAGAGCCGAGCGGGAAGGAAAGTTCTGGAAGTGCGTCTCCTCTCCGgctgctccagtcccagtgacgGCGACAccgggacaggacaggagggacGAGCGGGTCCTCTTTCCCACACGGGGGATTAGTGGGGTTTGTTaggacacaggacagagagagagaaaaggacaCCAGTGGGAGAGAGTCCTGAAGCTCTCAGGTCTGGTCTTGATCCGGGTTGGTCCCAGTCCCAGTTTACACTGGTTTACAATGTGGGACTTCTGCCCTGACACGACCCCACAGGTGTCTCCACAGGAGACGGGAGTCCTGTAACGTGTAACCCtacaatatttgaatatttgatGAAGACCCCCTTGccccccatcttgattaaaatgaaaCGCGTGTTTCATGAAATAGTTATTTTTCACAGACAGAATCCACGTTCACCGCGGCCAAACGGCCGTGTAATTGTAACGAGTCGCTTGGACTTGCTGACCGTTACTGTAACCAGCTTCTGATGGCTCCTGACGTGGGCGAGAGAATAAAGCCTCGTCTGTTTCTGAAGCCCTTCCTGTGTCCTTTCATTTCACATCTATTCCTCTGGGTGACTGGAGGCTGCGCTGTCCTGCTCCCTCTGGTGATCGACGGGTTTTTCACACGGAGCCGTGTTGAGCGgtatttctcgcgttaagaaagttaggtgttggCATGAACTCTTAGTCATCAATAATACTCAGTTTAGCACGGTCATCAATTCTGTTCTACTGTGAGGATGTAGGAGAGGAAAGAGGCCCGTGGTCTTGTCACTGAGAGACTCCAGTGTGCTCAAGAGCTGTTCAGCACAGCTAGAGCCCCACAATTCACACTCGACCGTCCCAGATTCCAGATCAGTCCCCGGGTGTGAGGTCCTGCTGTGTGATCTGAGCTTCTCTCTGTCACTGTATTAATGTCCAGTGGTATTAATCAGTGAGctctttctctcttttaaaCCTGCGGTTTCTCATCGCTGCGTAGTGACGCACTGACTGGACCCACAGGGTCACAGCGAGAGAAATGCAGCCTGTAGATCACCAGAGGAAGAGCAGAGCAGCACAGTCTCCATCACCTGATTGCTGATTATGCATTATGTCCTGTTTacatccaggtgaggctcagCTATACTTACaacactgctgacagcagggagATTCAAGTGTTCTTGACTCGGCAGCTCATTAAAACCAGCAGCCATGGTGTTCAGACCAATTTTTCTtacacacagaagactgacagctgcgtgttgtgaatctgttattctaGGAGGACATGTGAGTGGGGGAGGGGGACTCGCCTTTAGTCTActctgaaaatacctgtgaaaccggagagagagagagatgcgaTAACAACCTTTGCACCTGAATCTGCACCCTACAGGACAGCACACAGCATGAACATGTGGTGATGTTCAGAAATATAACAAATGTCAagataatgccaataatatttgttCAAAGGAAACTGATGGCgccagctgggtttgaacactcGACCTCAGTTCAGCGATCACGCCACCGAGGCAGTGGAGTGACCAGCACTGAAACAGCACAGTGTGTGAATATAGTTAGACCGTCCTTCATTCCTGTAGATACGCGCTTCCATCTTATACTCCCTATTAACCCAGTTCTAAAAGTgtgcttgtttactccggtatcgagcgtcTTCGCAGACCAGCTTGAAACTGTCACTTCTCTCACAGAGCGctgtctactgtataaacgtctggTATCATGGTCAGAGGGAGCAAGGAGCACGTgaaaacgtttctgaaataaccacatgtaagactttagtgcttaaaatgttcagggagaaatggaagactggtgtgtattttttcttaaaaatacgGAGACATAATgtttgttcctaaattaatatcgtttatgaccttcagatgcgttatgctcctcttccttttatgctcaactactaaaatttccctttagtggtaaaattccatataaatattcaatactaagcagattaaaatgtgcacagtaaagagatcaaATGATGAAATCTttccacgaccgaccaacgcaccacgagcgcccctgtcggtcattttggccggccaatcacgtaccgtatGACGTAATGATTTGCGTGGCTGAAtctgtatatggcgcctttctggacactccactcaacgtgctttacaggatatgaggactcccctccaccaacaccgaggtaagtgtgtctttttttttgtaagtgtgacgggtttgaggttaaaattgtgtaaaaagtgtctatcattgagctcggggggtttttgatgaaattgtttaaaagtgtctttttatcattgagctcaggggTTTGTgatgaaattgtgtaaaagtgtctctatcattgagctcgtggggtttgaggtaaaattgtgtaaaagtgtatgtttatcattgaggtgaaattgtgtaagaAGTGTctctttatcattgagctcagggggtttgaggtaaaactgtgtaaaagttttttatctttgagctcggggggtttgtggtgaaattgtgtaaaagtgtctttatcatgataaaattgtgtaaaagtgtctttatcatggtaaaattgtgtaaaagtgtctgtttatcactgagctcgacgggtttgaggtgaaattgtgtagaaTGTCGGTTTATcattgtaaaattgtgtaaacgtgtctttatcattgagctcggggggtttgaggtaaaattgtgtaatattaataattgcttacactcatatagtgcttttctggacactccactgtaCGCTacgcgctttacagaatgaggactcccctccaccaccaccgagGTAATTTATCATTgaggttaaaatgtgtaaaagtgtctttttatcattgagctcggcgggtttgtggtgaaattgtgtaaaaagtgtctatcattgtaaaattgtgtaaaagtgtctttttatcattgagctcgacgggtttgaggtaaaattgtgtcaaaagtctatttttatcattgagcttgacgggtttgaggtaaaattgtcaaaagtctttttatcattgagctcgacgggtttgaggaaaaattgtgtcaaaagtgtctgtttatcattgagctcgacgggtttgaggtaaaattgtcaAAAGTGTCTGCTta belongs to Lepisosteus oculatus isolate fLepOcu1 chromosome 14, fLepOcu1.hap2, whole genome shotgun sequence and includes:
- the LOC138242573 gene encoding GTPase IMAP family member 6-like: MRKTLEEEELEKEIEEPRLPVKRRNSKELESPNMSEVEPRLQPRPTELRLVLLGRTGAGKSSAGNTILGSEEFPSQASSSAVTQESRKRTGQLSGRRVTVVDTPDWLHDGLSEGDRRRDVGLCVNLSAPGPHAFLLVTPLGRSSGEERRTLETVLEIFGERALGHTMVLLTHADELTSRTLEESVHTGSRELQWLLEKCGNRYHTLNNKDRGSTQVTELLEKIEELVAGNKGSYYSTETYQEAESQIRQRQLQILRDREESKQREEERLREKHQKELQNHLRRMEEEIQTREEKIRALEEQIAELEERLREERDEGRRRELEEERCRRVIEDHKQHIEKKVTEDD